One stretch of Dokdonia sp. Hel_I_53 DNA includes these proteins:
- a CDS encoding nucleoside phosphorylase — MKIAASELILNEDGSIYHLQLKPENIANTIITVGDPDRVDTITKYFDSIRFSTHKREFKTTTGTYKGKELTVISTGIGTDNIDIVLNELDALVNIDLETRTVKSTQTSLDIIRIGTSGSIQSDIPIDSFLISKYAIGLDALVHFYNSAHIQNEEIQQSFVQHMSWAPEKSTPYVVSCDASLAATFSAPQVHHGFTATNIGFYAPQGRRLRLDTSDASMNDKLASFRFRESEKDLRITNLEMETSGIYGLAKLLGHRAVSLNAILANRASGTFSASPRKLTENLIQFALDCLVK; from the coding sequence ATGAAAATTGCAGCTTCAGAGCTCATCCTCAATGAGGATGGATCTATATATCACTTACAACTAAAGCCAGAGAATATTGCAAATACCATTATTACGGTAGGTGATCCCGATCGAGTAGATACCATTACAAAATATTTTGATTCTATAAGGTTTTCAACGCATAAGCGGGAGTTCAAAACAACAACAGGTACTTATAAGGGGAAAGAACTTACAGTAATTTCTACAGGAATAGGTACCGATAATATAGATATTGTTCTAAATGAGTTAGACGCACTTGTGAATATTGATTTAGAAACACGAACTGTAAAATCTACCCAAACTTCCTTAGATATTATACGCATAGGTACAAGCGGTTCAATACAGAGCGATATTCCTATAGATAGTTTTTTAATATCTAAGTACGCTATTGGGTTAGATGCTCTTGTTCACTTTTACAATAGTGCCCACATTCAGAATGAGGAAATTCAACAATCCTTTGTGCAACACATGTCTTGGGCTCCTGAGAAAAGTACACCATATGTGGTAAGTTGCGATGCATCGCTTGCTGCAACATTTAGCGCTCCGCAAGTACATCATGGATTTACGGCTACAAATATAGGTTTCTATGCCCCTCAAGGGAGAAGGCTTCGACTTGATACTAGTGACGCGTCTATGAATGATAAATTGGCTTCATTCCGCTTTCGCGAAAGCGAAAAAGACTTACGTATCACAAATCTAGAAATGGAGACCTCAGGTATTTATGGTCTCGCAAAATTATTGGGCCATAGAGCAGTTTCTCTCAATGCTATTTTAGCAAATCGTGCTAGCGGTACTTTCTCCGCATCTCCTAGAAAGCTTACTGAAAACCTTATACAATTTGCACTCGATTGTTTAGTTAAATAA